In a genomic window of Polycladomyces abyssicola:
- the spoVAE gene encoding stage V sporulation protein AE, protein MIFLWAFVVGGLICVIGQLMMDVLKLTPAHTTSILVVVGAILDGLGLYEPLIKFAGAGATVPITSFGNALVHGAMVEAHKSGLVGVITGIFEVTSAGISSAIVFSFLASLIFKPKG, encoded by the coding sequence ATGATTTTTCTGTGGGCATTTGTAGTGGGAGGGCTGATTTGTGTCATCGGTCAGCTTATGATGGACGTATTAAAACTTACCCCTGCACACACTACCAGTATTTTGGTCGTTGTGGGAGCGATTTTGGACGGATTGGGTTTGTATGAACCTTTGATTAAATTTGCAGGAGCGGGGGCCACTGTTCCCATTACCAGTTTCGGAAACGCTTTGGTTCACGGAGCCATGGTGGAAGCACACAAATCCGGTTTGGTCGGAGTGATTACCGGGATCTTTGAAGTGACCAGTGCGGGTATTTCTTCTGCGATCGTGTTCAGTTTTTTGGCGTCTCTCATTTTTAAACCAAAAGGATGA
- a CDS encoding DUF421 domain-containing protein has protein sequence MLRQSDKLGEYNVLLYILKVITLFTFAIVVLRLMGKATLAQVTPHDLMAIVIIAALATKPLLVEGYVKTLLAITLVVGIHLLYSKLTLYQWTNRFILGEPTILVKHGKIIKENLRCSQFSLSELLAVIRSKGYPDIRMIQYAILEPTGTVSVLPWDDLYPVTPKDLQLNIPYRGLALSLIVDGQIQTHNLRLIGKDKKWLKRELEKKGYEDVRYVMYAATTDREADLYVDNGTGKIH, from the coding sequence ATGTTGCGACAATCGGACAAGCTGGGTGAATATAACGTGCTGCTTTACATATTAAAGGTTATAACCCTATTTACGTTTGCAATTGTGGTATTGCGTTTAATGGGGAAAGCTACATTGGCACAGGTTACCCCCCATGACTTGATGGCGATCGTGATCATCGCTGCTTTGGCTACCAAACCACTCTTGGTCGAAGGTTATGTCAAAACGCTCTTAGCCATTACTTTGGTAGTGGGAATCCATCTTCTCTATAGCAAACTGACTCTCTATCAGTGGACCAACCGCTTTATCTTAGGGGAACCGACCATCTTGGTGAAACACGGGAAAATTATAAAAGAAAACCTTCGCTGCTCACAATTCTCTTTATCTGAATTATTGGCTGTCATCCGCTCGAAAGGTTATCCCGATATCCGTATGATCCAATATGCGATTCTCGAACCTACCGGAACTGTAAGCGTACTTCCTTGGGATGATTTGTATCCGGTTACCCCCAAGGACTTGCAGTTAAACATTCCCTACCGGGGATTGGCCCTTTCCTTAATTGTCGACGGCCAAATTCAAACCCATAATCTGAGGTTGATCGGGAAAGACAAAAAATGGTTGAAACGAGAGCTGGAAAAAAAGGGATACGAGGATGTTCGCTATGTCATGTACGCAGCAACGACTGACCGTGAGGCCGATCTCTATGTGGACAACGGAACAGGCAAAATCCATTGA
- a CDS encoding DUF1657 domain-containing protein — MTVGTKIQQTVASAESVAANLKSFALDTNNQQAKQLYNQLAQNMDSIVQQLKNRAQQVMSEEPQYNQQ; from the coding sequence ATGACTGTCGGAACAAAAATTCAACAAACCGTTGCCAGCGCAGAAAGTGTTGCTGCCAACCTCAAATCTTTTGCGCTGGATACAAACAACCAGCAAGCAAAACAACTATATAATCAATTGGCACAAAATATGGATTCCATTGTGCAGCAATTAAAAAACAGAGCCCAACAAGTGATGTCGGAAGAACCGCAATATAACCAACAATAA
- a CDS encoding TipAS antibiotic-recognition domain-containing protein gives MAHRWKELVEMFTGGDPGIRQSLQRMYEENPDFGAQMGLDQEIFAYISKAMDADKDKNGAQT, from the coding sequence TTGGCTCATCGATGGAAAGAGCTGGTCGAGATGTTCACCGGTGGCGATCCCGGTATCCGACAGTCCCTGCAACGCATGTATGAAGAAAATCCGGATTTCGGGGCACAGATGGGGCTGGATCAGGAGATCTTTGCATATATCAGTAAGGCCATGGACGCGGACAAAGACAAAAACGGCGCCCAGACCTGA
- a CDS encoding MerR family DNA-binding transcriptional regulator: MEIGELDQESDLTIRTLHDYDQIGLLKPSRHTESGHRFYKKYSAARRKCAEIGSSMERAGRDVHRWRSRYPTVPATHV, encoded by the coding sequence GTGGAAATCGGAGAACTGGACCAAGAGTCCGATCTTACCATCCGAACCTTGCATGATTACGATCAGATCGGGCTGTTAAAACCATCCCGCCACACGGAATCGGGTCATCGTTTTTACAAAAAGTACTCCGCCGCACGACGAAAATGTGCGGAAATTGGCTCATCGATGGAAAGAGCTGGTCGAGATGTTCACCGGTGGCGATCCCGGTATCCGACAGTCCCTGCAACGCATGTATGA
- the mqnC gene encoding cyclic dehypoxanthinyl futalosine synthase, whose amino-acid sequence MAKIDALLERALNGERLGLEEGIALWESDEIEKLGWAANKLMERRHPEPITTFVIGRNINYTNVCDTYCRFCAFYRAPGSDEGYVLSNEEIFRKIQETIDVGGTEILMQGGTNPNLPFSYYTQLLREIKKRFDIHMHSFSPAEILKMKEVSGLPLEEVIRQLKEAGLDSIPGGGAEILDDRTRRKISRLKGSWRDWMDVMQTAHRLGMHTTATMVIGFGESLEERVLHLLRIREAQDETGGFLAFIVWTFQPENTYLQREKLPPEEYLKAVAISRIMLDNIPNLQSSWVTMGPEIGKLSLSYGCNDFGSTMIEENVVSAAGTTYKVNTNMILRLIREAGKIPAQRNTKYEILRIFKEDETVEKDFVMQN is encoded by the coding sequence ATGGCCAAAATCGACGCGCTGCTCGAGCGCGCATTGAACGGGGAACGACTCGGCTTGGAAGAGGGAATCGCCCTTTGGGAATCTGACGAGATCGAAAAACTGGGTTGGGCGGCCAATAAACTGATGGAACGCCGTCACCCGGAACCGATTACTACATTTGTGATCGGGCGCAACATCAACTACACCAATGTGTGTGACACCTATTGCCGGTTCTGTGCATTTTACCGGGCACCGGGATCGGATGAAGGATATGTGCTGTCCAATGAGGAGATTTTTCGCAAGATCCAGGAGACGATCGATGTAGGCGGAACGGAAATTTTGATGCAAGGCGGAACCAACCCTAATTTGCCGTTCTCGTATTATACCCAGTTGCTGAGAGAGATCAAAAAGCGGTTCGACATTCATATGCATTCGTTCTCTCCGGCGGAGATATTGAAGATGAAAGAAGTCTCGGGTCTGCCACTGGAAGAAGTCATCCGTCAACTGAAAGAGGCAGGTCTGGATTCCATCCCCGGTGGCGGAGCGGAAATCCTGGACGACCGAACCCGCCGGAAGATCAGCAGGTTGAAAGGATCATGGCGCGACTGGATGGATGTGATGCAGACAGCGCACCGTCTGGGTATGCACACCACGGCCACCATGGTGATCGGGTTCGGCGAATCGCTGGAGGAACGGGTACTGCACCTGTTGCGCATTCGCGAAGCACAGGATGAGACAGGCGGATTCCTCGCATTCATCGTTTGGACGTTCCAACCGGAAAATACCTATCTCCAACGGGAAAAGCTCCCGCCGGAAGAGTACCTGAAAGCGGTGGCTATCTCCCGGATCATGCTCGATAACATTCCCAACTTACAATCGTCCTGGGTGACGATGGGACCGGAGATCGGGAAATTGTCGCTCTCATACGGCTGCAATGATTTCGGAAGTACCATGATTGAGGAAAACGTCGTCTCCGCCGCTGGCACGACGTATAAGGTGAACACCAACATGATTCTCCGTCTGATTCGCGAAGCGGGCAAGATCCCTGCCCAACGCAACACCAAATATGAGATTTTGCGGATTTTCAAGGAAGACGAAACGGTGGAAAAAGATTTCGTGATGCAAAACTAA
- a CDS encoding metal-dependent hydrolase, whose translation MTGKTHLAVGIATGTIVAGVTGVSDELIPTVTTIAVAGFASLLPDIDEDGSMLNKWLFRFVPKTYQLRSILLALMGAVVLFLSYLYKWPAWAWACGIWAMVVAFVPHRTITHSVVGTAFWAWVMQQVWPEYALAAVAGYGSHLLTDAMTPKGIPLFWPWKLNVGFKALGIRVKTGGVLDKVLGIIALWCACLLMVWFVFSFFYEEAVAAGLFSLPQPSELRCR comes from the coding sequence GTGACCGGAAAAACCCATCTGGCGGTCGGGATCGCAACCGGTACGATTGTGGCCGGTGTGACAGGGGTTTCCGACGAATTGATCCCGACGGTGACTACCATTGCTGTCGCCGGGTTTGCGTCCTTGTTGCCGGACATCGACGAAGACGGCAGTATGCTGAATAAATGGCTGTTCCGATTTGTCCCCAAAACCTATCAACTTCGCTCCATTTTGCTGGCGCTTATGGGAGCGGTGGTCTTGTTTCTTTCCTACTTGTATAAATGGCCTGCTTGGGCATGGGCATGCGGGATTTGGGCGATGGTAGTCGCTTTTGTTCCGCATCGGACGATTACCCATTCCGTAGTCGGCACAGCTTTTTGGGCTTGGGTTATGCAGCAGGTATGGCCCGAATATGCTTTGGCAGCGGTGGCCGGTTACGGTTCCCACTTGCTGACAGATGCCATGACGCCGAAAGGGATTCCGCTTTTTTGGCCATGGAAATTGAATGTCGGTTTCAAAGCATTGGGGATCCGCGTAAAAACCGGTGGCGTCTTGGACAAGGTCTTGGGAATCATCGCTTTGTGGTGTGCCTGTCTGTTGATGGTATGGTTCGTATTCTCCTTTTTTTATGAGGAAGCGGTGGCGGCGGGACTGTTTTCGCTTCCCCAACCAAGTGAGTTGCGTTGCCGATGA
- a CDS encoding PH domain-containing protein, producing the protein MPTQQEARAQIKRLGFNRIRSWMVLREIKQLPQVLLEGENIEFLVYGRYQHHHGILAATNQRLIFLEKRLFSLHVETFDYHKIAAVGFSTGILFGSLEIHVSGNHLRISGIDKTRIQPLVATIRQRIVQSVESAKTFPLNEDILIKLERLARLKEQGVITNEEMLEQKKRIWAS; encoded by the coding sequence ATGCCGACCCAGCAGGAAGCTCGTGCACAAATCAAGCGGTTGGGATTCAATCGGATTCGTTCCTGGATGGTTTTGCGGGAAATCAAGCAGTTGCCACAAGTGCTGTTGGAAGGGGAAAACATCGAATTTTTGGTGTACGGTCGGTACCAGCATCACCACGGCATTTTGGCAGCTACGAATCAACGGTTGATCTTTCTGGAGAAACGGCTGTTTTCTCTGCACGTCGAGACGTTTGATTATCACAAAATCGCCGCTGTCGGTTTTTCCACCGGTATTTTGTTCGGTTCATTGGAGATTCATGTTTCCGGCAATCATCTCCGCATCAGCGGCATTGACAAAACGCGTATCCAACCACTCGTCGCCACAATCCGGCAACGGATTGTCCAATCGGTCGAATCGGCCAAAACATTTCCCCTGAATGAAGACATCTTGATCAAATTGGAACGGTTGGCCCGGTTGAAAGAACAGGGAGTGATCACCAACGAAGAAATGTTGGAACAAAAAAAACGGATCTGGGCCAGCTGA
- the ytxC gene encoding putative sporulation protein YtxC: MAAYLITLPNQARNEVDQLRSCLNRGQEHLAAAGWDCRLQEWETPDRVVFRFSCLKRGTKAEETVCRELGKGIAHFILSCREPAVIRSLIRRGYQAHQPGEIAQIEAYASRIASEKNGQSSRLRMQRKEKIARHLERFLHTSSMLSVDGFITFRLKSYLRALHKLVNHAIDEYLLDQEYKEFIQLLRYFVSMQKPKVPLVHVMHEGDRCFQLLQSDGKPLTVQEADSTIDELLEQAFSHEDLIVSTLLTVAPEQVIMHTRHEEANVVRTLKQVFEGRIQICHGCARCREGAHSRSDA; the protein is encoded by the coding sequence ATGGCAGCGTATCTGATCACATTGCCCAATCAAGCGCGGAATGAAGTGGATCAGCTCAGGAGCTGCCTGAACCGCGGGCAGGAACACCTTGCCGCAGCAGGATGGGACTGCCGGTTGCAGGAATGGGAAACGCCAGATCGCGTTGTGTTTCGGTTTTCCTGTCTCAAACGTGGGACAAAGGCGGAAGAAACCGTCTGTCGGGAACTGGGAAAAGGGATTGCCCACTTTATCTTGTCTTGCCGGGAACCGGCCGTGATCCGGAGCTTGATCCGTCGTGGTTATCAGGCACATCAGCCGGGCGAAATTGCTCAGATTGAAGCGTATGCCAGCCGGATTGCCAGTGAGAAGAACGGGCAGTCATCTCGCCTTCGTATGCAGAGAAAGGAAAAAATCGCTCGTCACTTGGAACGTTTCCTTCACACCAGCTCCATGCTATCCGTCGATGGGTTTATCACTTTCCGCTTAAAGTCGTATCTGCGGGCGTTGCACAAACTGGTGAACCACGCCATTGACGAATATCTCCTGGATCAGGAGTACAAGGAATTTATTCAACTCTTGCGATACTTCGTTTCCATGCAAAAACCGAAAGTTCCGTTGGTCCACGTGATGCATGAAGGGGATCGTTGTTTTCAACTCCTGCAATCGGATGGGAAACCACTCACCGTTCAGGAAGCGGACAGTACGATCGATGAGTTGCTGGAACAAGCGTTTTCGCATGAAGACCTGATCGTCAGCACGCTGCTCACTGTTGCCCCTGAACAAGTCATTATGCACACTCGTCACGAAGAGGCCAATGTTGTACGAACCCTGAAGCAGGTGTTCGAAGGCCGGATCCAGATATGCCATGGCTGCGCACGCTGCAGGGAGGGAGCCCATTCGCGCTCGGATGCTTGA
- the thrS gene encoding threonine--tRNA ligase, whose amino-acid sequence MSVSVKLPDGSVREYDRPVTVEDVAASISKGLHKKAVAGMIDGKPVDLSTEVPDQAEVKILTLDDPEGLEVYRHSTAHLMAQAIKRLYPDVKLGIGPVIEDGFYYDIDLPVRLTPEDLPKIEAEMEKIVKEDLPIKRKVVSREEAIRIYEEIGDHLKLEIIRDLPEDATITIYEQGEFFDLCRGPHLPSTGKIKAFKLLSIAGAYWRGDANNQMLQRIYGTAWPKKSQLDEYLKRLEEAKQRDHRKLGKELKIFTLTPEVGQGLPLWLPNGATIRRVIERYIVDLEERLGYHHVYTPHLANVELYKISGHWDHYHEDMYPPMRMDNEELVLRPMNCPHHMMIYKSELRSYRNLPVRIAELGTMHRYEMSGALAGLQRVRSMTLNDAHIFCRPDQIQSEFTKVVRLIQRVYEDFGIKDFWYRLSFRDPADKEKYVQNDEMWDMAQQMLKNAMDDLGLEYVVAEGEAAFYGPKLDVQVQTALGKDETLSTVQLDFHLPNRFELEYIGEDGQPHRPVVIHRGIVGTMERFVAFLLEYYKGALPVWLSPVQARVLTISESFNEYGQQVVDRLKEAGIRAELDNRNEKIGYKIRQAQLQKIPYMLVVGEKEQSAGTVAVRHRSEGDQGARSVEEVIDQIRREIEAKK is encoded by the coding sequence ATGAGCGTATCGGTTAAATTGCCCGACGGCTCGGTTCGCGAGTATGATCGGCCGGTTACGGTGGAAGATGTCGCCGCTTCGATCAGTAAAGGTTTGCACAAAAAAGCGGTCGCCGGGATGATCGACGGCAAACCGGTCGATCTTTCCACCGAGGTGCCGGATCAGGCGGAAGTAAAGATTCTCACCCTGGACGATCCGGAAGGGTTGGAAGTATATCGTCACAGTACCGCGCACCTGATGGCACAGGCGATTAAACGGCTGTATCCAGATGTGAAACTGGGGATCGGTCCGGTGATTGAGGACGGGTTTTATTACGACATCGATCTGCCGGTTCGCCTCACCCCGGAAGATCTGCCCAAGATCGAGGCGGAAATGGAGAAAATCGTCAAAGAGGACCTTCCCATCAAGCGCAAAGTCGTCTCTCGTGAGGAGGCGATCCGGATCTACGAGGAAATCGGCGATCATCTGAAACTGGAGATCATCCGTGATTTGCCAGAGGATGCAACCATCACGATTTATGAGCAGGGAGAATTTTTTGACCTGTGCAGGGGGCCGCATCTGCCGTCGACTGGGAAGATCAAAGCATTCAAACTGCTCAGCATCGCAGGCGCCTATTGGCGTGGAGACGCCAACAACCAGATGCTGCAACGCATCTACGGAACCGCATGGCCGAAGAAATCGCAACTGGACGAGTATCTGAAACGATTGGAAGAAGCCAAACAGCGCGATCACCGCAAACTGGGCAAGGAGCTGAAGATTTTCACGCTGACGCCTGAAGTGGGGCAAGGATTACCGCTGTGGTTGCCCAACGGAGCGACCATTCGCCGCGTGATTGAGCGCTACATCGTCGATCTGGAGGAACGGCTGGGGTATCATCACGTGTACACGCCGCATCTGGCCAATGTGGAGCTGTACAAGATCTCTGGTCACTGGGATCATTATCATGAGGACATGTATCCGCCGATGCGGATGGACAATGAAGAATTGGTACTTCGCCCGATGAACTGTCCGCATCATATGATGATCTACAAAAGCGAACTGCGGAGTTACCGCAATCTGCCGGTGCGGATCGCAGAGCTGGGCACGATGCACCGTTACGAGATGTCAGGTGCGCTGGCCGGTCTGCAACGGGTTCGTTCCATGACGCTCAACGATGCCCACATCTTCTGCCGCCCGGATCAGATCCAATCCGAATTCACCAAAGTAGTACGGCTGATCCAGCGGGTGTACGAGGATTTCGGCATCAAGGATTTCTGGTACCGCTTGTCGTTCCGTGATCCGGCAGACAAGGAGAAATACGTTCAGAATGACGAGATGTGGGACATGGCGCAACAGATGTTGAAAAATGCCATGGACGACCTCGGCTTGGAGTATGTGGTGGCCGAAGGGGAAGCTGCTTTCTACGGACCCAAGCTGGATGTGCAGGTGCAAACCGCTTTGGGCAAGGACGAAACGTTGTCGACGGTTCAATTGGATTTCCATCTGCCCAACCGGTTCGAACTGGAATACATCGGAGAAGACGGTCAGCCGCATCGTCCCGTTGTTATTCACCGTGGGATCGTCGGGACGATGGAACGGTTTGTCGCCTTCCTGCTGGAATATTACAAAGGAGCCCTGCCGGTCTGGTTGTCTCCCGTTCAGGCGCGTGTGCTGACCATCTCTGAGTCGTTTAACGAATACGGTCAGCAGGTGGTTGATCGCTTGAAAGAAGCGGGCATCCGCGCCGAACTGGACAACCGTAACGAGAAAATAGGATATAAGATTCGTCAAGCCCAGCTGCAAAAAATCCCGTATATGCTCGTCGTCGGCGAAAAAGAGCAATCGGCCGGCACGGTAGCCGTCCGTCACCGGTCCGAAGGAGATCAGGGTGCACGGTCGGTGGAGGAAGTGATCGATCAGATCCGTCGGGAGATCGAAGCGAAGAAGTGA
- the infC gene encoding translation initiation factor IF-3, with protein sequence MIGSKVWACARTFLLSSPNTPRRWQVISREHQVNEAIRAREVRLIGPNGDQIGVVPLREALRMAQEAELDLVNVAPQAKPPVCRIMDYGKFRYEQSKREKEARKKQKTIQVKEVRLSPSIEEHDLQTKLRNVKKFLQSGDKVKLTIRFRGREITHQEIGLGILNRMAKEVEDLAQVERQPKLEGRQMIMILSPKQQ encoded by the coding sequence ATGATCGGAAGCAAAGTGTGGGCGTGTGCCCGCACTTTTTTGTTATCCAGCCCAAATACCCCTCGGAGGTGGCAAGTTATCAGCAGGGAACATCAGGTCAACGAAGCGATTCGTGCCCGTGAGGTTCGATTGATCGGCCCCAACGGAGATCAGATCGGGGTCGTACCACTTAGGGAAGCGCTCCGCATGGCGCAGGAGGCCGAATTGGATCTGGTCAACGTTGCGCCGCAAGCGAAGCCGCCGGTGTGCCGGATCATGGATTACGGCAAATTCCGCTATGAACAGAGCAAACGGGAAAAAGAAGCGCGCAAGAAGCAAAAAACCATCCAAGTTAAAGAAGTTCGTCTCAGTCCGTCCATCGAGGAGCACGATTTGCAGACCAAACTGCGCAATGTGAAGAAGTTTTTGCAAAGCGGGGACAAAGTGAAGCTGACCATCCGCTTTCGCGGACGGGAGATCACGCACCAAGAGATCGGCTTGGGCATCCTGAATCGGATGGCCAAGGAAGTGGAGGATCTCGCTCAAGTAGAGCGCCAGCCCAAATTGGAAGGGCGCCAGATGATCATGATCTTGAGTCCGAAACAGCAGTGA
- the rpmI gene encoding 50S ribosomal protein L35, which produces MPKMKTRRAAAKRFKKTGTGKVKRNHAFKSHLLEGKTMKRKWKLRKSAIMAKGDVKRIKQLIAYK; this is translated from the coding sequence ATGCCGAAAATGAAGACTCGCCGCGCTGCGGCCAAACGCTTCAAAAAAACGGGAACGGGAAAAGTAAAACGCAATCATGCGTTTAAAAGCCATTTGCTGGAAGGTAAAACCATGAAGCGCAAATGGAAATTGCGCAAAAGTGCCATCATGGCCAAAGGCGATGTGAAACGGATCAAACAACTGATCGCCTACAAATAA
- the rplT gene encoding 50S ribosomal protein L20, protein MARVKGGVVTRRRRKKVLKLAKGYFGSKHTLFRTAKQQVMKSLMYAYRDRRQRKRDFRKLWITRINAAARMNGLSYNRLMHGLKQAGVEINRKMLADLAVNDQKAFAELANLAKEKLNA, encoded by the coding sequence GTGGCACGTGTAAAAGGCGGGGTAGTGACGCGCCGTCGTCGGAAAAAAGTGTTGAAACTGGCCAAAGGTTACTTTGGTTCCAAACATACATTGTTCCGCACTGCGAAACAACAAGTGATGAAGTCGCTGATGTACGCGTACCGCGACCGTCGTCAGCGCAAACGCGATTTCCGCAAATTGTGGATCACCCGGATCAACGCCGCTGCACGGATGAACGGTTTGTCCTACAACCGGTTGATGCACGGCTTGAAACAAGCGGGTGTGGAAATCAACCGCAAAATGTTGGCCGATTTGGCGGTGAACGACCAAAAAGCATTTGCCGAATTGGCCAACCTGGCGAAAGAAAAACTGAACGCTTGA
- a CDS encoding ArsB/NhaD family transporter yields MGQTIIAIAIFLITYAVIVTEKINRAVISLLGASLLVLVGVLDIHRVFEHYIEWNTITLLIGMMILVGILNQTGVFQYVAIKAAKAAKGNPVRILIVFSLLTAVASAFLDNVTTVLLVVPITLAVTHILKVSPVPFFISEIIASNIGGTATLIGDPPNIMIGSANEHLTFNAFLIHLGPVIVVILAVSLLLLYWFYRKQLITDEEHVSRLMEMDEETYIQDRTLAKKSLFVLGLTILGFVLHSVIHVEASVIAITGATILMLIGLDKKEIEEAFDYVEWETIFFFAALFTLVGGLQEAGVIKHLAVQLLDFTKGNIPLAATLILWVSGIASAVIDNIPFVATMIPLIQNMATTLGLPVNSPEMNALWWSLALGACLGGNGTIIGASANVIVANMAARQGKGFSYMEYLKVGAPITLLSLAIAQVYLYLRYLIHF; encoded by the coding sequence ATGGGGCAAACAATCATTGCTATCGCGATTTTCCTGATCACCTATGCCGTGATCGTCACGGAAAAAATCAATCGAGCCGTGATTTCATTATTGGGTGCATCATTGCTGGTTCTCGTGGGAGTACTGGACATTCATCGGGTGTTTGAACATTACATCGAATGGAATACGATTACGTTGCTGATCGGCATGATGATCCTGGTGGGCATTCTCAACCAAACGGGCGTCTTTCAATATGTAGCTATCAAAGCCGCCAAAGCGGCCAAGGGAAACCCGGTCCGCATCCTGATCGTGTTTTCCCTGCTGACGGCGGTGGCATCGGCTTTTCTCGACAATGTGACCACCGTACTGTTGGTGGTTCCCATCACATTGGCAGTCACCCACATACTAAAAGTAAGTCCGGTTCCCTTTTTTATCTCGGAAATCATTGCTTCGAACATCGGGGGAACCGCTACTCTGATCGGCGACCCGCCCAATATCATGATCGGATCGGCCAATGAACACCTGACGTTCAATGCATTCCTGATCCATCTGGGGCCTGTCATCGTGGTGATTCTCGCTGTTAGCTTGTTGTTGTTGTACTGGTTCTATCGAAAACAATTGATCACCGATGAGGAACATGTATCCCGATTGATGGAGATGGACGAAGAAACCTATATTCAGGATCGTACATTGGCCAAAAAATCATTGTTCGTTCTTGGACTGACCATCCTCGGTTTTGTATTGCATTCCGTCATCCATGTGGAAGCATCCGTTATCGCCATCACCGGAGCGACCATCTTGATGCTCATCGGCTTGGACAAAAAGGAAATCGAAGAGGCATTTGATTATGTGGAGTGGGAAACCATCTTCTTTTTTGCCGCATTGTTTACACTCGTGGGCGGATTGCAGGAAGCGGGGGTCATCAAGCATTTGGCCGTTCAGCTGTTGGATTTCACAAAAGGCAACATCCCGCTGGCTGCCACACTGATCTTGTGGGTCTCCGGGATCGCTTCGGCCGTCATAGACAATATTCCATTTGTGGCCACCATGATTCCGTTGATTCAGAATATGGCTACCACCCTCGGCCTTCCCGTCAACTCCCCGGAAATGAATGCATTGTGGTGGTCATTGGCGTTGGGAGCTTGTTTGGGTGGAAACGGCACCATCATTGGCGCTTCTGCCAACGTGATCGTGGCCAACATGGCGGCACGACAAGGCAAGGGTTTCAGCTACATGGAATACCTGAAAGTGGGCGCCCCCATCACGCTTTTGTCTTTGGCGATCGCACAAGTGTATCTGTACCTTCGCTATTTGATTCACTTCTAG